Proteins co-encoded in one Papaver somniferum cultivar HN1 chromosome 5, ASM357369v1, whole genome shotgun sequence genomic window:
- the LOC113279272 gene encoding peroxidase 24-like, whose product MMRIASTTPLLVTLSLFVLIGSFHIEVCNGDLESLLSSWMRPGKGNGRGDREGDKEVGGENQGDIGGLKMKFYENICPHVDVEKIVETITWKNASGNPSLGAKLLRMHFHDCFVTGCDASILLDPSTNKASPQVEKEAGPNLSVSGYELIDEIKTRLEKECRETVSCADIIALATRDAVSFQFQKRMWEVPLGRRDGRTSLASEAFKNLPSPSSNFKLLQDAFDDKGLDIRDLVALSGAHTLGITQCGMISTRLFNFTGRGDTDPSIEKSYAETLRSKCRQSFETELEMDPGSSKFFDGNYFKIVNQKKGIFESDATLLTNSFAASLVKEFEDNNKFFAAFATSMVKLGGTGVLTRKNEGEIRRDCRFVN is encoded by the exons ATGATGAGAATCGCAAGCACTACTCCTTTGCTTGTCACACTTTCGCTTTTTGTTCTCATTGGATCCTTTCATATTGAGGTTTGTAATGGAGATCTTGAATCGTTACTCTCATCTTGGATGCGGCCAGGGAAGGGTAATGGACGTGGAGATCGTGAAGGAGACAAAGAAGTTGGTGGCGAAAATCAAGGAGATATTGGAGGACTAAAGATGAAGTTCTATGAGAACATTTGCCCTCATGTTGATGTTGAAAAGATAGTAGAGACCATTACATGGAAGAATGCTTCGGGTAATCCTAGCTTGGGAGCTAAACTACTACGGATGCATTTCCATGATTGCTTTGTCACG GGATGTGATGCATCAATATTACTGGATCCATCAACAAACAAGGCTAGTCCTCAAGTTGAGAAAGAAGCAGGACCTAATCTATCTGTATCTGGATACGAACTTATAGATGAAATCAAAACACGGCTAGAAAAAGAATGTCGTGAAACTGTGTCTTGCGCTGATATCATTGCGTTGGCTACCCGTGACGCTGTTTCGTTTCAA TTCCAAAAACGGATGTGGGAAGTACCattaggaagaagagatggaaggACTTCTCTTGCATCTGAAGCATTCAAAAACTTGCCTTCTCCCTCTTCAAACTTCAAACTTCTTCAGGACGCCTTTGACGATAAAGGTCTCGATATTAGAGATCTTGTTGCTCTGTCAGGTGCACATACACTTGGAATCACACAATGTGGTATGATTTCCACGAGGCTCTTCAATTTTACCGGCAGAGGAGATACCGATCCATCTATCGAAAAATCTTATGCAGAGACTTTGAGATCTAAATGCAGACAAAGCTTTGAAACAGAGTTAGAAATGGATCCTGGTAGTTCGAAATTCTTCGATGGCAATTACTTTAAGATTGTCAATCAAAAGAAGGGAATATTTGAATCTGATGCGACACTTCTTACAAATAGTTTTGCAGCTTCCTTGGTGAAAGAGTTTGAGGATAATAACAAATTCTTTGCTGCTTTCGCAACATCAATGGTCAAACTGGGAGGCACGGGTGTACTTACTCGAAAAAATGAAGGAGAGATTAGGAGAGACTGCCGATTTGTTAATTAA